TCTACGTTTTTTCCGCTTTCAAGAGTTGGTGCGTCAACCACGAATTGAGCAATAAGGGTTCTGGTGTCTCAAAACTTCAAAAATTGGCCTATTCTCACCGCTTTGGTGTTAGCAACCGTGCCAATCGTGCTGATGTATTCCTATCTGGTGTTGGATACCGTCACCAATACGGAACCTGGAGGAATCCTGCCAAGCAGCTTTACCCTGGAACACTGGCGCTTTCTTTACGAGGACATTGAGGGGAAAGCAAACATCTGGCAGGTGACCCTAAACACTCTCGTTTTTGCCAGCTCCGTGATGTTACTGGTGCTCTCTGTTTCTTCAACAGCAGGGTACGCTCTCTCCCGCCTAAACATTCCTTTCCGTCGGGAATTTCTTGCAGGAGTTTTGATTTTACACGCTTTTCCTTCGATCACTTTGATCATTGCAATCTTTCTGATTCTGCAGTTGATTGGGCTCTACAATACGCTCATCGGAGTGATTATTGTGATGACATCGCTCCAGCTCCCACTCGGTATTTGGATTATGAAAGGATTCTATGACTCCGTGCCTTGGGAGATCGAGATGGCAGGATTGCAGGATGGTGCTAGTCGTTTCACGGTTTGGTATCATCTGGTCCTCCCCCAGGTCCGTCCAGGGATTATCGCCTTGGGTGTGTTCTCTTTTCTCTCTGGCTGGGGAGAGTACATCCTACCAACCGTTTTGGCGCCAGCGAATAATGTTCAGGTACTTTCTGGCTACTTGGCTTCCCTTATCGCAGATGATCGAAATTTTGAATTCAATCTCTTCAAATCTGTGGGGCTCTTCTATGCGACTCCCGTTGTAATCATGTATCTGTTCTTCCAAGACAAATTGATGAACATCTACGGAGGAGGAACCAAAGGCTGATGGAAATCATTCTTGAAGATTTCACCAAACGCTTTGGTGAGGTGACCGTCATCGAAAAAATGAACCTGAAGATTCGGGAAGGTGAACTGCTCGCCCTTCTGGGTCCATCCGGATGTGGCAAATCAACCACTCTCTTCACAATTTGTGGAATTCATCGGGTTGATGGTGGACGTGTCCTATTTGGAGATCAGGATGTCAGTCGTGTTCCAGCCCAGCAACGCAACGTGGGTGTCGTGTTCCAGTCGTATGCGCTCTATCCTCATATGAGTGTTTTTGAAAACATTGCTTTTCCATTGACTGTCCGCAAAGAGCACAAAAACACAATCCGTGAGAAAGTCGCTGAAATTGCTGAGTTAGTTCATATTGGAGAATTATTAAAGCGACGACCCGAGCAGCTCTCTGGCGGTCAACAGCAGCGTGTTGCTCTTGCAAGAGCATTGGTGCGCAAACCTAGTATCTTGCTACTGGATGAACCCTTGGCAAACCTGGATGCCAAGCTCCGTCTTGAAATGCGATCTGAAATCCGGCGGATTCAGTTGGAAACTAGAATCTCCGCAGTACTGGTGACTCATGATCAGGTTGAAGCGATGAGCATGAGTGACCGGATTGCAATCATGAAGGAGGGTGAGATTCTACAAGTTGCTTCTCCCACAGAAATGTATCAACAACCAATCAATGATTTTGTAGCTGGTTTCTTGGGTAACCCACCAATCGCTTTTCTGGATGCACATGTGCAGGAGGGTGAAATTCATCTTTTGAACAGAAAAATTCAATTTAATTTTCCAGGCAGCTCCATGCCTACAAATGGGACGAAGATTCGCTTGGGTATTCGGCCAGAACACTACCAGCCCAACAACCCTATTCAAATCCCTGGAACCATCTCTTTCGTTGAAACCCAAGGACGTGAAAATCTATATGATGTGATGCTTGATGACGGCAGCATCCTTCGCTCCATTCAATCCTCCGCTACGGAAAGCATTGAAAAAAGCGCTCAGGTCCTTTGGGGGATCCAGCCCGACAAAGTGCTGATTTTCGATCAGGCAGGCAATCGAATCTGAGCTTTATTCAAGAAAGCTCTCGCCCCATTCTCTGTTTTCCAAAGTAAATTCAAACTTAGAAGTCGATCTCCGAATTCAATTCTGAAAATGGAATGCGCACTGTAGTTCACAAAACCGTCAACCAGTTACAACCACCTTCTCAAGAAGATCGTAGCCAAGCTGCAACTAGGGTAGTTCAGCTTCTCATGAGCATTGGATGCGAAGCTGGCCTTGCCTCAACGAGGTGGAAGTGAGGCAACCTCAAGCTTCCAGTGATTTTCCAGAAAAGATCATCGTGGGAGCCTCGAACCCTGAATGCTGCAAGTGAGTCGGAGAAAGCGCTTAGGTCATCCGTATAGCAAAAATTGGTGTTTTGTTGGCAACCGAAGTGGACTGGGGAATGGCTCGCTCCAAACAACGCCACACCACCAAGGAACTGGCAGAACGATTTGGCTGGGGCTACGCTTTTGGAGTGGAGTTCGTCGAATTGGGATTGGGAGATCCGCTGGAGATGGCTGAGTTTAACGGAGTACCGAATGAGCATGGTCTCCATGGCAATGCCATCCTATCTCGGTGACCATTGCGAAAAATCAAACTGATTGCGCTGGACAAAGGAGGTTTGTGGTTTGTCCTGTCACCTAAACAAGACGGGCAGCATAGAGTCGGTGGTCAAATGGCGATCACTGCGCTTCTTGATACGGAGAAAGGCCCACTTGGTTGTGTCACTGTTCATTATGAAAGTGAAAGTAATCCAGATCATCGGAATCAGCAGACTCAGCGATTGATGAAATTGTTGGTGCAGGAATATGGAACGATTCCCATGGTGATTGGAGACGACCTGAACACCAACACTCTCTCCGAAGCTCACACCAGTCAAACACAACGAAGAAATCAGCCAGAGTCTTGGGAGCCCAGCTTCTCCACTTTTGCAAATTACAATTTTGCATGGGAAACCGCCAATACTGGCCAGACCACCACTCGTGGAGGCCCTCATGCACCACACCAAACTCTCGACTGGTTACTGCTCAGATCCTGTCTGGGGAGTCAATCCCATGTCGTTCCCGCTCTCTTAAAATCAGGGAACTACCTGTCTGATCATGAAATGGTTGTAACAACCGTCTCCTGCTAGATCGCCCACCTCGCTTCCTTCCCTAGCAGAATTCATTGCATCCAATGACTGATTTTTGAATGGGTTGGTGGAGTAGACCATTTTTAGAATGCTCAACTTTTTCTTCAAATATAAAGGTACCACTTGATGACCTGGGACGCTTCCCCCCACCTAGATCGGTTTGATCCTTTACCGAATGAAAAGACGATGAAAGCTGTTGTGACAGCGAGTAATGGGGGATTCGAACAATTGCAGTGTCGTGTGGTCAAACGTCCCCAACCTGGAGACAAGGAGGTATTGATCCGAGTACTAGCTGCTGGGATGAACAATACGGAAATCAACACTCGTGTCGGCTGGTATTCTGATTCTATGACCCAAAGCACCTCAGCAGTAGCCAGTTCCCAAGTTCAACAAAAAGAAATTCCTATAGATGGAGGTTGGAATGAGATTACCCCTTTCCCTTTCGTCCAGGGAACTGACTGCTGTGGTGAAGTGATCCAGCTTGGCTCGAACGCAGATTCAAAACTACTGAGCAAGCAAGTGTTGGTAAGGTCCTGTATGCGACCACTGGGGTTCTCATCAATGGAAAATTTGTGGATGGGCTCTGACTTCGATGGGGCCTTTGCGCAATATGTCAAAGTTCCTCAATCAGAAGTTTTTGAAGTCAAATGTGACTGGAGTGCTGCTGAGTTGGCTACCATTCCATGTGCTTATGGAACTGCAGAAAACATGATTCATCGAGCAGGGATTCAGTCTGGAGAAAAGGTCTTGATCACTGGAGCCTCAGGTGGAGTTGGCTCTGCTGCCGTTCAATTGTCAAAACTTCGGAAGGCACAGATCATTGCTGTTGTGGCCCCTGAGAAGCAACAAAAAATCTCGGATCTCGGTGCAGAACAAACCATGGCACGTGATGAGAATGTGTTGGAAGTGCTGGGAGAAGAATCTGTAGATGTAGTGATCGATCTGGTGGCTGGCGATTCCTTTACAGCACTATTGAAAGTTTTGAAGCGTGGTGGGCGGTACGTTTCTGCGGGCGCAATTGGAGGACCTGTAGTCTCTTTTGATACACGCACCTTCTACCTGAAGGACTTGCAGTTGATTGGTTGTACTGCCTGGGATGAAGGCGTCTTCCCAAGCCTGATTGCTTATCTTGAAAACGAACAACTTCGACCTCTACTCGCACAGACCTTTCCTCTAGAGCAAATTGTCGAGGCCCAACAAGAGTTCTTGCTGAAAAAGCATGTTGGGAATTTCGTACTCATTCCTCCAAATTAGATTCTGGGCTTTAATAAGGTTTACTTATTTGAACATCATCAATGCTCTAAAAGCCTTCAATGATCCGATACGAACCAGGGGAGGCTTCAAGCAAAACTTATCAGACAATCATCTGATTATCATTCAGCAGTTCTACCATGCAGAGCAAAAGCCTGATCAACTAAAATCTAGAAGGGCTGGTTCCAAGAGAAAGCTGAGTGAACTTGTACGATCTAATCACTCTTCAGAGAACCCTTCCCAGATCTGCTCTTCAACTAGGCATGATTGATTTCATTTTCACTTGCTCCATCCGACCCTTAATCTGCAGGGCCACATACTTGGAGTAGAAACGTGACAAGTGCAGGTTGCCCCCGTGAAACCAAAGGTTGGATTGCTTGGTTGGCTTCCAAAGATTTCGTAACTCGCCTTCCCATGGACCAGGATCTCCTTTGATTCCTGAACCAATTCCCCAGAAGCGCCCCACTTTTTCAGCAGTTTCCTTAGAAATCAATTTCTCGATGACCTTATCCATCGAATGGTAGCCAATCGCGAAAAAGATCACGTCGGCTGCCAACTTACTGCCATCATCAAAGTAGAGAAACTGCTCATCTACGCGCTCCGGAGTAGCCCCTGTCTTGAGCTTGACCTTCTTCTGGATGATCAACTCTGAAGCACCTACATCAATGTAGTAACCTGAGGCGGTCCTCAGAGCTCGCATCAACAACCCAGAGCCATCCTCTCCAAAATCAAATCTGAAGCCTGACTCCTGTAGCTGGTCATAGAACTCTTTGTCGTGCTCGTACATCTGCCTGTAAACCTCTCTGTGCACATCAGGCACAAGCTTGTAAGGCAGGGAGGCAAAGAGCAAATCTGCTTTGTCCGTGGTGATCCCATTCTTCAATGCCTGCTCGGAGTAGAGTTCCCCAAATCCATACTCCAGCAAGGTTTCAGATTTGATGATGATGCTAGATGACCTTTGGGCCATCGTAACCGATCTGGCACCACACTCCCAAAGATCCTGGCAGATGTCATGGGCTGAGGTTGCAGAGCCGACAACCACACACCTCTTGCCTTTGAATGCTCGACCATCCTGGTATTCGGAGGAATGGAAGATCTGACCCTTGAATTTCTTCTTCCCCTTGATTGGAATTCCCTTCGGTGGACCATAAGCGCCTGTAGTAAACACAAGCTGAGTGGGTCGCAGGGTTAACTTTTCTCCCTTGCGCATTACTTCGACTTCCCACTGCTGCGTACTCTCGTCAAAAGTCGCCTTCGAGCACCTACTCTCCGTCCAGTAGTTGAGATCCATTACCTTCGTGTACATCTCCAACCAGTCCCCCATCTTGTTCTTGGGTGTGAAGACCGGCCAGTCATCTGGGAAGGGAATATAAGGGAAGTGGTCATACCAGATGGGATCGTGCAAGGTTAGGAAACGGTATCGATTGCGCCAGGAATCGCCAGCTCGCTTGTTCTTCTCCAATACAATTGTAGAGACACCCAACTTCTTGAGCCGAGTTGCCAGCATGATCCCAGCTTGGCCTCCACCTACAACAACACAATAGGGTTGCTCTGTGTCACCAAGTGCTTGTTCTTGAGCTTGCTTTACTTCATGCCAGATTTGTCGATTCTTGTGAGCGCCGTGCCGAGTGCCAAGGATTCTTCTTTCTGCCCGTTTCTCCTCGTAGCCTTGCAGCTCTTCCAGGGTAGTCAGCAGGGTCCAGGCTTTCCCACGTTTGAGGCGCACGTATCCTTTCCCACGGCCAATTCCGTTGGTGATGTCGAGAAAGCACTCCACTACACCGTCAGCCCGCTTCACATCATAGTAGCTTTCAATCTTTATTGGAAAAGCAGCCTTGTTTTGCTTGAGGGCTCCCAACACCTCTTGGTGAGTTTCAAAAGTATTCAAACTCCACGAAATGCAGAGGATGTCCCGCCAGAAGAACTCTTCCTGAAAGAGACTATCCAAATCAACACTCTTAGCACTTGCAAAAGAAGCATTGAATTGCTCAATCCATTGCTCAACGACTTTGTTTGTCATGCTGCTATCCTACAAATAAATGGCTTGGCCTGTTTGAATACTCTCCTCAGCGGCCAACACAATCTTGAGGCTATTGACGGCAGCCTCCATTGATTCAGACAAATCCTGATCCTGTTCAATCGCATCCAGAAACATTTGTTGCTCCAAGTCACAGAGTTCTTGGTGCGATGGCTCATTCAACGTATCCACGAACTGATCTTTTTTGAGAAATTGTTTGCTACTGGGATTTACCTCCGCATGGTGGATTTGGATCAGATTGGTTTTGGTATGCCGATCAATGTTGGCTGAATCTGTCACTTCTCCCTCTTCAGCAAGTTGTTCAGAGGGAACAATCATCGAAACACACCCTTTCGGTCCGACGATATCCTTCACAAAGTAGGCAACTTCACTCATCATGGGGCCCCAACCTGCTTCGTACCAGCCTACTGAGCCATCATCAAAGGTGACATGCAGATGACCATAGTTCTGTTTGTCAGCTTCTGCCCAGAGCTTGGCTCCAATTCCATGCACACGGACAGGCTTGGCATCCGTCAACTGGCACATCACGTCAACATAGTGCACTCCACAATCGACAATCGGAATCAGCGAGTCGATCAGGTTCTTGTGCCAAAACCAAGTCTCCCCACTGCTTTGTTGATTGAGATTCAATCGCATCACCAAGGGCTTACCCAAGGTCTTGCCGACTTCAATAAATTTTACCCAGGAGGGATGGACTCTAAGGATGTAGCCAAGCACCAATTTCCTTTGGTGCTTTCTGGCCAGTTCTACGACTTTTGAAGCATCCTCCACATTCGTTGCCAGGGGTTTCTCCATGAACACATGACAACCCTGCTCAATTGCCTCCGAGGCAAAAGCAGCGTGGGTGTTCGGCCAAGTGTTGATTGAAACCGCATCTGGCTGAGAATCTTGGAGCGCCTTGCTGTAGTCTTCATAGATTGGATATCCCTGCAACTCCTTGGGGAGCTTGTCAACCTTCTCACACAGGGTTCTGCTCATTAGGCCAACAATTTCGAAGCCAGGATTATTGTGGTAAGCCAGCGCATGAGAAGTCCCCATGTTCCCAAGCCCCACCACCAAGACTTTCACTGACATAAGATCCTCATTAGTGAGGTTTAGAACAGTCGTTTGCTGTATACTCTAACAATCTTGTGAATCCTGAAAATATCAGGTTAATTCTTCTATTTAGTGAGTTTAAGTAGTCTGAGAATCAATATTGATGAAAGGGTGAAACAACTCTTCCTAAAAATTGTTCACCCCAATTTGGCTCTAGGAGAACGGAATCATGAAGGAATTAACTACTTGACTACGTTGGCGTAAAAACGACCCTTGATCTTGTCGACATCCACCTTGGCCAGGTCAGCGGAGAGTGTATAACCTTTGGCATCCGCCATGACCTTGTTGACATCGAAATCATTGGCAGCCCCAATGAAATCATTGCTAATCACCTTGCCTACGTTCACGTCACGCTTCAATTGCCCGATTCTACGAATGGTCTTGAAGTAAGCCTTCCAGCTACCCCAATCATGGTAGCCCCAACCTTGTCGCTCATCCATATTGCCTCGGAAGACATTTGCGAGCTGTAGCATGGATTCTGTTCCCAAATCAGCCCCAAGATTGCTCTTAACAATGGGAAGTGACTTGAAAACAATGTCTGTGGCAGCTCGTGGGTTGTGCTCTCCGAATTCCAGTCCCATTGCCCACCCTCTCAGATACTGTCCAAGAATCTTTCTCTTTTCAGGATCTTGGGTGTCAGAGCGCTTGACGACAAAGGAATTCGCTGGGAAGACCGATTGATCAACACCCAGCCAGTACTCAAATTTCAAGCCCTTGCCTTCCCAGTCCGCGCGCAGGCCTTCCCAAGCTAAGGCTGCATCACCCTCTCCACTGGCCAGAATGGTTCCCCACTGGGGCCAACCAGCTTCGATATACTTGATCTTGGTCACATCTGCACCCGCTGCCGCAAAGATTGGGTCCGCAATAGACTGCCAGGCGGCGCTTCCCAAGAGCACGGTTTTCCCTTCCATTTGGCGTAGATCGGTGAATCCTTCCCCAGGTCGGAAAGCAAAATCGAAAACGTCACGGGCTCCCATGTTGAAGACCGAAACCAAGTCCAACTCGTTTTCGAGGGCAAAAGAAAACACTCCTGGCGAAGGATATCCCATATCTGCCTGTCCCAAGGCAACAAACTTTACGGTTGCCGTTCCATCTGAGGGGCCTGGCTCCAGCCTCGTGTCAATATCCCCAAAGTACCCCATTTCCTTGGCTACCCAGTAAGGATAGTCATCCAGCACCTCAATGGTACCTCTTGGAGAAATCCAGGTGTAGGTGGTTGCGGCCTGTGCCGTCTTTGGTGTGAGAGCACTTGTTCCCAACACCGAGGTAGCCACTGCACCAGCAGCAGTCACCTGTAAGAACCTTCTTCGATTGAGTTCTGTCATCACTCCTCCTGCTCTGCGGTTGATGGACGCAATGATTCCTTAAATTGACTGCGCCCGCGCCAATTTAAGATTCCCAACTAGCCCACTTCTTACCAACGAAATAGAAGAACAAATAAATCAGAATCCCTAAGGTCGAGAGAATCAGAATGATCGCAAAGAACTGGGGCATCTTGATCGTTGCTGAATACGTTGTCAGTCGATTTCCAAGGCCAAAGCCACCACCAACCATCTCTGCTCCGACTGCTGTCAAAAGGCCGAAGATTGCGCCAACCATCAAACCAACGATGATCATTGGTAACGCCATGGGTACTCTTACCTTGAGGAAAATTTGCATGGTGCTTGCGCCAAAAGATCGGGCTAACGCGATTTTTGCGAGATCGACTCGGCGGAAACCGGTGGCCGAGTTGATCATCACCATTGGACCGGATGCCAAAGCCACTGCGATGATCCGAGGTTCATAACCAAAGCCAAAACGTAGAATCAGTAAAGGCACTAAGGCCAGCATTGGCGTGGTAACCAGCATCAAGATGTAGGGTGCGACGATCTTTTCAACAAAGGGAAACTGGGTGATCACTCCAGCGAGGATCAGCCCGATGGATGCCCCGATAAAGAAACCAGAAAACAGCTCAACCAAGGTGTGACCAAGGTGAGGTACAATAAACTCAAAGTCAGTGAACAGAGCCATGGCGATTGCACTGGGCCTCGGAAAAACAAATTGAGGGACCTCATAAATGATTACATATGCTTCCAGCCCTCCAACAATGCAGACCGCAAAAAGGATAATCAGTATCACTTCACCCACTGTGCGCTTCTGGACCTTGGTCAGCGCTGACCAGTTTGTGAGAGAAACATCCCCTGAGTCATTGCCTTGATTATCAAACTTGGGGATATTGTCCCCAAGGTACTTATCTGCCATTTCTACTACCCTGGCTAAGTGGTTTGCTCAATGATATTGCTGCGAATCTGGTTGATTGTCTGAATGATCTTTGGATCTGAGAGCATCTCGATAGATCTTGGCCTGGCGTAGTCAATTTCGTAAACGTTTGCCAATCTCCCGGGTCTCGCTGACATCACGAAAACTTTGCTGGAGAGAAACACCGCTTCTGCAATGTTGTGTGTGATGAAGATGATCGTTTTCTTGGTTTCTAGCCAGATCTCCTGCACCAGGAGATTCATTTCATCCCGAGTAAATGCGTCCAAGGCTCCAAATGGTTCGTCCATCAACAACACCGAAGGATCGAATGAGAGAGCCCTGACAATTGATGCCCTTTGCTGCATTCCGCCTGACAATTCTCTTGGATACTTTGTTTCAAAACCTGAAAGGCCCACTCGTTTCAATAGC
This region of SAR324 cluster bacterium genomic DNA includes:
- a CDS encoding carbohydrate ABC transporter permease, with the translated sequence MSQNFKNWPILTALVLATVPIVLMYSYLVLDTVTNTEPGGILPSSFTLEHWRFLYEDIEGKANIWQVTLNTLVFASSVMLLVLSVSSTAGYALSRLNIPFRREFLAGVLILHAFPSITLIIAIFLILQLIGLYNTLIGVIIVMTSLQLPLGIWIMKGFYDSVPWEIEMAGLQDGASRFTVWYHLVLPQVRPGIIALGVFSFLSGWGEYILPTVLAPANNVQVLSGYLASLIADDRNFEFNLFKSVGLFYATPVVIMYLFFQDKLMNIYGGGTKG
- a CDS encoding ABC transporter ATP-binding protein, producing MEIILEDFTKRFGEVTVIEKMNLKIREGELLALLGPSGCGKSTTLFTICGIHRVDGGRVLFGDQDVSRVPAQQRNVGVVFQSYALYPHMSVFENIAFPLTVRKEHKNTIREKVAEIAELVHIGELLKRRPEQLSGGQQQRVALARALVRKPSILLLDEPLANLDAKLRLEMRSEIRRIQLETRISAVLVTHDQVEAMSMSDRIAIMKEGEILQVASPTEMYQQPINDFVAGFLGNPPIAFLDAHVQEGEIHLLNRKIQFNFPGSSMPTNGTKIRLGIRPEHYQPNNPIQIPGTISFVETQGRENLYDVMLDDGSILRSIQSSATESIEKSAQVLWGIQPDKVLIFDQAGNRI
- a CDS encoding alcohol dehydrogenase family protein translates to MTWDASPHLDRFDPLPNEKTMKAVVTASNGGFEQLQCRVVKRPQPGDKEVLIRVLAAGMNNTEINTRVGWYSDSMTQSTSAVASSQVQQKEIPIDGGWNEITPFPFVQGTDCCGEVIQLGSNADSKLLSKQVLVRSCMRPLGFSSMENLWMGSDFDGAFAQYVKVPQSEVFEVKCDWSAAELATIPCAYGTAENMIHRAGIQSGEKVLITGASGGVGSAAVQLSKLRKAQIIAVVAPEKQQKISDLGAEQTMARDENVLEVLGEESVDVVIDLVAGDSFTALLKVLKRGGRYVSAGAIGGPVVSFDTRTFYLKDLQLIGCTAWDEGVFPSLIAYLENEQLRPLLAQTFPLEQIVEAQQEFLLKKHVGNFVLIPPN
- a CDS encoding NAD(P)/FAD-dependent oxidoreductase, which gives rise to MTNKVVEQWIEQFNASFASAKSVDLDSLFQEEFFWRDILCISWSLNTFETHQEVLGALKQNKAAFPIKIESYYDVKRADGVVECFLDITNGIGRGKGYVRLKRGKAWTLLTTLEELQGYEEKRAERRILGTRHGAHKNRQIWHEVKQAQEQALGDTEQPYCVVVGGGQAGIMLATRLKKLGVSTIVLEKNKRAGDSWRNRYRFLTLHDPIWYDHFPYIPFPDDWPVFTPKNKMGDWLEMYTKVMDLNYWTESRCSKATFDESTQQWEVEVMRKGEKLTLRPTQLVFTTGAYGPPKGIPIKGKKKFKGQIFHSSEYQDGRAFKGKRCVVVGSATSAHDICQDLWECGARSVTMAQRSSSIIIKSETLLEYGFGELYSEQALKNGITTDKADLLFASLPYKLVPDVHREVYRQMYEHDKEFYDQLQESGFRFDFGEDGSGLLMRALRTASGYYIDVGASELIIQKKVKLKTGATPERVDEQFLYFDDGSKLAADVIFFAIGYHSMDKVIEKLISKETAEKVGRFWGIGSGIKGDPGPWEGELRNLWKPTKQSNLWFHGGNLHLSRFYSKYVALQIKGRMEQVKMKSIMPS
- a CDS encoding Gfo/Idh/MocA family oxidoreductase, whose product is MSVKVLVVGLGNMGTSHALAYHNNPGFEIVGLMSRTLCEKVDKLPKELQGYPIYEDYSKALQDSQPDAVSINTWPNTHAAFASEAIEQGCHVFMEKPLATNVEDASKVVELARKHQRKLVLGYILRVHPSWVKFIEVGKTLGKPLVMRLNLNQQSSGETWFWHKNLIDSLIPIVDCGVHYVDVMCQLTDAKPVRVHGIGAKLWAEADKQNYGHLHVTFDDGSVGWYEAGWGPMMSEVAYFVKDIVGPKGCVSMIVPSEQLAEEGEVTDSANIDRHTKTNLIQIHHAEVNPSSKQFLKKDQFVDTLNEPSHQELCDLEQQMFLDAIEQDQDLSESMEAAVNSLKIVLAAEESIQTGQAIYL
- a CDS encoding ABC transporter substrate-binding protein; amino-acid sequence: MTELNRRRFLQVTAAGAVATSVLGTSALTPKTAQAATTYTWISPRGTIEVLDDYPYWVAKEMGYFGDIDTRLEPGPSDGTATVKFVALGQADMGYPSPGVFSFALENELDLVSVFNMGARDVFDFAFRPGEGFTDLRQMEGKTVLLGSAAWQSIADPIFAAAGADVTKIKYIEAGWPQWGTILASGEGDAALAWEGLRADWEGKGLKFEYWLGVDQSVFPANSFVVKRSDTQDPEKRKILGQYLRGWAMGLEFGEHNPRAATDIVFKSLPIVKSNLGADLGTESMLQLANVFRGNMDERQGWGYHDWGSWKAYFKTIRRIGQLKRDVNVGKVISNDFIGAANDFDVNKVMADAKGYTLSADLAKVDVDKIKGRFYANVVK
- a CDS encoding ABC transporter permease, with amino-acid sequence MADKYLGDNIPKFDNQGNDSGDVSLTNWSALTKVQKRTVGEVILIILFAVCIVGGLEAYVIIYEVPQFVFPRPSAIAMALFTDFEFIVPHLGHTLVELFSGFFIGASIGLILAGVITQFPFVEKIVAPYILMLVTTPMLALVPLLILRFGFGYEPRIIAVALASGPMVMINSATGFRRVDLAKIALARSFGASTMQIFLKVRVPMALPMIIVGLMVGAIFGLLTAVGAEMVGGGFGLGNRLTTYSATIKMPQFFAIILILSTLGILIYLFFYFVGKKWASWES
- a CDS encoding ABC transporter ATP-binding protein; translated protein: MSIKLEVKEATKFYTTKSGNLHALDQFSVGIDSGDFVSIVGPSGCGKSTLLWSIAGLHDLTSGEIALDGKKIDGPNDQIGMVFQEANMLPWRSLIKNIEFPFEIKKKAPNTARINELLKRVGLSGFETKYPRELSGGMQQRASIVRALSFDPSVLLMDEPFGALDAFTRDEMNLLVQEIWLETKKTIIFITHNIAEAVFLSSKVFVMSARPGRLANVYEIDYARPRSIEMLSDPKIIQTINQIRSNIIEQTT